A stretch of the Fusobacterium varium genome encodes the following:
- a CDS encoding ABC transporter produces the protein MLNINNVKKSFQTELGSIKRVFKGLDLHVEKGDFISIIGSNGAGKSTLLDTITGNIVPDSGTIDIDGRDITNLPRYKRGSFISKVYQNPAMGTAPSMTVFENLSMADNKGKRFGFTLGLNKKRKEYYRSLLKELDLGIEDQMDTEVGSLSGGQRQCLALIMATLNKPQVLLLDEHTAALDPKTSKIIMDKTREIVEKNNISTLMITHNLQDAINYGNRLIMLHEGEILIDVRGDEKKNLTSEKLLRIFNKKEAGLKDSELFSA, from the coding sequence ATGCTTAATATAAATAATGTGAAAAAAAGTTTCCAGACTGAACTTGGAAGTATAAAAAGAGTATTTAAAGGTCTGGACCTCCATGTTGAAAAAGGAGATTTTATTTCTATAATAGGGAGTAATGGAGCAGGGAAATCTACTCTTTTAGATACTATAACTGGAAATATTGTTCCTGATAGCGGAACTATTGATATAGATGGAAGAGATATTACAAATCTTCCAAGATATAAGAGAGGAAGTTTTATATCTAAAGTATATCAAAATCCAGCAATGGGAACAGCTCCTTCAATGACAGTATTTGAAAATCTTTCAATGGCAGATAATAAGGGAAAAAGATTCGGGTTTACATTGGGATTGAATAAAAAGAGAAAAGAGTACTATAGATCATTATTAAAAGAACTTGATTTAGGAATAGAAGATCAAATGGATACAGAGGTTGGATCACTATCTGGAGGACAAAGACAATGTCTAGCACTGATAATGGCTACTTTGAACAAACCTCAGGTTCTTTTATTGGATGAACATACAGCAGCTCTTGATCCAAAAACATCTAAAATAATAATGGATAAGACAAGGGAAATAGTAGAAAAAAATAATATATCTACACTTATGATAACTCATAATCTTCAGGACGCAATAAATTATGGAAATAGACTTATTATGCTTCATGAAGGAGAGATACTTATAGATGTGAGAGGAGATGAAAAGAAAAATCTTACATCTGAAAAATTATTGAGAATATTCAATAAAAAAGAAGCTGGATTAAAAGATAGTGAACTTTTTTCAGCATAA
- a CDS encoding iron transporter FeoA, whose amino-acid sequence MLPLAFAEPNKELIIKDIKGAGCCKGRLLEKGFCVGNKICVLRDGKDSIVVKINNCKYALNFGLANKIFVENK is encoded by the coding sequence ATGTTACCATTAGCTTTTGCTGAACCTAATAAAGAATTAATCATAAAAGATATAAAAGGAGCAGGATGTTGCAAAGGAAGACTGCTTGAAAAAGGTTTTTGTGTAGGGAATAAAATCTGTGTTTTAAGAGATGGAAAAGATTCGATTGTCGTAAAAATAAATAACTGTAAATATGCTCTTAATTTTGGATTAGCAAATAAAATATTTGTAGAAAATAAATAG
- a CDS encoding iron transporter FeoA, with translation MKLCDLKNGEKAKIVKIGKIGELKKRLVDMGITAGEIIKLERNAPLGDPQEYIIKSTGIAIRKEDAKNIEVEKIEG, from the coding sequence ATGAAATTGTGTGATTTAAAAAATGGAGAAAAAGCAAAAATTGTAAAGATTGGAAAAATTGGAGAATTGAAAAAAAGATTGGTAGATATGGGGATAACTGCTGGCGAAATAATAAAACTGGAAAGAAATGCTCCATTGGGAGATCCACAGGAATACATAATAAAGTCTACAGGTATAGCAATAAGAAAAGAAGATGCTAAAAATATTGAAGTTGAAAAGATAGAGGGGTAG
- a CDS encoding ABC transporter substrate-binding protein, translated as MKKLFILLLIILCTACGTEKQKKIEIGITQIVEHPSLDDVRKGVIDALKEKGYDENKININYKNAQGDFGTAQVIAQEYNNNSDVIIAISTPSAQAAANNIKDKPIFFSAITNPESAGILRKNVTGVSDKSPVQKQVQLIERLLPEAKNIGIVYNTSEQNSFYLTEEFTKAAKEKGYIVKVKGISNISEMASALDTLLPAIDVLYTSIDNTIASTYPLIVEKSNKANKPIIGATKSFVEQGALAVDGISDYQVGYQTGEMVVRYLNGEKIENIPYEVVEKSEMYINEDAAKKFGIKGE; from the coding sequence ATGAAAAAATTATTTATTTTACTTTTAATTATTTTATGTACAGCATGTGGAACAGAAAAACAAAAAAAGATAGAGATAGGAATTACACAAATAGTAGAACATCCTTCATTAGATGATGTCAGAAAAGGAGTAATTGATGCTTTAAAAGAAAAAGGATATGATGAAAATAAAATAAATATAAATTATAAAAATGCTCAGGGAGATTTTGGAACAGCTCAGGTAATAGCCCAAGAATATAATAATAACAGTGATGTAATAATTGCTATATCAACACCAAGTGCTCAGGCAGCTGCAAATAATATAAAAGACAAACCTATATTTTTTTCAGCTATAACTAATCCAGAGAGTGCTGGAATACTTAGAAAAAATGTGACAGGGGTAAGCGATAAATCACCAGTACAAAAACAGGTACAGCTTATAGAACGACTTTTGCCAGAAGCAAAAAATATAGGAATTGTATATAACACAAGTGAGCAGAATTCTTTTTATTTGACAGAGGAATTTACTAAAGCAGCAAAGGAAAAAGGTTATATTGTAAAAGTAAAAGGAATAAGCAATATAAGTGAGATGGCTTCTGCTTTAGATACACTTCTTCCTGCAATAGATGTACTTTATACTTCAATAGATAATACTATTGCTTCTACATATCCTCTTATTGTAGAAAAAAGTAATAAAGCTAATAAGCCAATAATAGGAGCTACTAAAAGTTTTGTTGAACAGGGAGCATTGGCTGTAGATGGAATATCTGACTATCAAGTTGGATATCAGACAGGAGAAATGGTAGTCAGATACCTGAATGGAGAGAAGATAGAGAACATTCCATATGAGGTTGTAGAGAAGTCAGAAATGTATATAAATGAAGATGCTGCAAAAAAATTTGGCATAAAGGGAGAATAG
- a CDS encoding putative transposase, protein MFFFYDRDLLTKLAYAVNDVFKYQFHNIKAKNQRIHKISKYSSKYFTNSDIIHYGLITVIHTFGRDLKWNPHIHAIVTLGGFNKNYQFLEKKYFHVNSIAGQWKKMVIDIVKSGNYDKPEIKAKAYAAANYLYRKNTRFFFNVAKNDLNNNIYAIKYIGRYLSRAPIAEYKIIDFYDNKVTFYYESLADDKQRIELTLDAETFLSKLIIHIPPKHFKMIRRFGIYSRNIKSELKNIMKFMRKYVSKYSNSTFYQLEIWKAFGVNPFYCFKCNARMKVKKISYFNIHTGSICWKEYR, encoded by the coding sequence ATGTTTTTCTTCTATGATAGAGACCTTTTAACTAAGCTTGCTTATGCTGTTAATGATGTTTTTAAATATCAATTTCATAACATTAAAGCAAAAAATCAAAGAATTCATAAAATTTCAAAATATTCCTCTAAATACTTTACTAACTCAGATATCATTCATTATGGATTGATTACTGTTATTCATACCTTTGGACGCGATCTTAAATGGAATCCTCATATTCATGCTATTGTTACTTTAGGTGGATTCAATAAAAACTACCAATTTCTTGAAAAAAAATATTTTCATGTCAATTCCATTGCTGGACAATGGAAAAAAATGGTTATTGATATTGTTAAATCTGGAAATTATGACAAGCCTGAAATTAAAGCTAAAGCTTATGCTGCTGCTAACTACCTTTATCGCAAAAATACAAGATTCTTTTTCAATGTTGCAAAAAATGATTTAAATAATAATATTTATGCAATTAAATATATTGGCAGATACCTGTCAAGAGCTCCTATCGCAGAATATAAAATTATTGATTTCTATGATAATAAGGTTACTTTCTATTATGAAAGTCTTGCTGATGATAAACAAAGAATTGAGCTTACTTTAGATGCAGAAACATTTCTTTCTAAATTAATTATTCACATTCCCCCTAAACATTTCAAAATGATTAGGCGCTTTGGAATCTATTCTAGAAATATTAAATCAGAACTTAAAAATATCATGAAATTCATGAGAAAATATGTCTCTAAATATTCCAATTCTACTTTTTATCAACTTGAAATATGGAAAGCTTTTGGAGTAAATCCTTTTTATTGTTTTAAATGTAATGCCAGAATGAAAGTTAAAAAAATATCATATTTTAATATACATACAGGCTCCATTTGCTGGAAAGAATATCGCTAA
- the feoB gene encoding iron transporter FeoB — protein MIKLAFTGNPNVGKSALINAIAGSKLKVGNWPGVTVEKKEAVFNHKGEEIKLVDLPGVYSLSPYTLEEKITRDFILDENPDVVINVIDSTNLERNLYLTYLLKELEKPTVMALNFYDEFTKLNYKLNLEEFQELIELKAIPVSALKGTGIEELLDSIIELAAKKEKVKKYSLPFDDSITSIIRNVEKKIVSDEKFKNILKEYPSEYLTIKLMERDSHLIEKLKNKYNVDLNGAFEEEIAKMEEKYDNDSETILAEGRYGAVNGILARTFTTSIKSRLDFTDKVDKILLNKVFGLPLFLLIMAGVMGFVFNGSAPFIDWVDGFINGYIGKYVRVLVEGTPDWLNSLIVDGIIGGVGGVLVFVPVMVFLYFFLAILEESGYMSRVAFLMDKIMRKLGLNGKAFVPMVVGFGCSVPAIYATRTLEDESSRKMTAAMAPFMSCGARLPVYGLFTAAFFGAKAGIIVMSLYVLGIVVAILVGLALKNVKGFKTDNKALLIELPPYRVPSLKVILNSTWMRVSEYLKRATTIIMGILIILWTLTYFPGKGDASVSYIAKFGHAFAPIMRPTGFGDRWETVAAIPPSIAAKEIVVGFMAQVLPLDETEEAEDEGEATTFAEDTIEQIKGLGTAVKDSVVGMLSFDLEGLFVTPDEEEIEEEGRGIVQATANLWPDDNLAPLRAYSFMVFILLVVPCVATLAAIKQEFGWKYLGFVVSIMLVVPYVVSVLIFQVGSLFF, from the coding sequence ATGATAAAGTTAGCTTTTACAGGAAATCCGAACGTAGGAAAATCGGCACTTATCAATGCAATAGCAGGTTCAAAACTTAAAGTAGGAAACTGGCCTGGAGTAACAGTAGAAAAGAAAGAAGCAGTATTTAATCACAAGGGAGAAGAGATAAAACTTGTTGATCTTCCAGGAGTTTATAGTTTAAGTCCATATACTTTAGAAGAAAAAATAACAAGAGATTTTATTCTTGATGAAAACCCAGATGTAGTTATTAATGTAATTGATTCTACTAACTTAGAAAGAAATCTATACTTAACTTATCTTTTGAAAGAGTTGGAAAAACCAACTGTTATGGCTTTAAATTTTTATGATGAATTCACTAAATTAAACTATAAATTAAATTTAGAAGAATTTCAAGAATTGATAGAATTAAAAGCTATTCCAGTTTCAGCTTTAAAAGGAACAGGAATTGAAGAACTTTTAGATTCAATAATAGAACTGGCTGCTAAAAAAGAAAAAGTAAAAAAATATTCACTTCCATTTGATGATTCAATAACAAGTATAATAAGAAATGTAGAAAAGAAAATAGTCTCAGATGAAAAGTTTAAAAATATATTAAAAGAATATCCAAGTGAGTATCTTACTATAAAACTAATGGAAAGAGACAGTCACTTAATAGAAAAATTAAAAAATAAATATAATGTTGATTTAAATGGTGCTTTTGAAGAAGAAATAGCCAAAATGGAAGAAAAGTATGATAATGACAGCGAAACTATTTTAGCAGAAGGAAGATATGGAGCAGTAAATGGTATACTTGCTCGTACTTTCACTACTTCTATAAAATCAAGACTTGATTTTACAGATAAAGTAGATAAAATACTATTAAATAAAGTTTTTGGACTTCCTTTATTTTTACTGATAATGGCAGGAGTAATGGGATTTGTATTTAATGGTAGTGCTCCATTTATAGACTGGGTAGATGGATTTATAAATGGATACATAGGAAAATATGTAAGAGTTCTTGTAGAAGGAACTCCGGACTGGTTAAATTCACTGATAGTAGATGGAATAATAGGAGGAGTAGGAGGAGTTCTAGTATTTGTTCCTGTTATGGTATTTCTTTATTTCTTCCTTGCAATATTGGAAGAAAGTGGATATATGTCAAGAGTAGCTTTCTTAATGGATAAAATAATGAGAAAATTAGGATTAAATGGAAAAGCATTTGTTCCTATGGTTGTAGGATTTGGATGTTCTGTTCCAGCTATTTATGCAACAAGAACATTGGAAGATGAGAGTTCAAGAAAAATGACAGCAGCAATGGCACCATTTATGTCATGTGGAGCAAGGCTTCCTGTATATGGACTGTTTACAGCAGCTTTCTTTGGGGCTAAAGCAGGAATAATTGTTATGTCTTTGTATGTTCTAGGAATAGTTGTAGCTATTCTTGTTGGACTTGCCCTTAAAAATGTAAAAGGTTTTAAAACTGATAATAAAGCTCTTTTAATAGAACTTCCACCATATAGAGTACCAAGCTTAAAAGTTATTTTGAACTCAACATGGATGAGAGTATCTGAATATTTAAAAAGAGCAACAACTATAATTATGGGGATTTTAATAATTTTATGGACACTTACATATTTTCCTGGAAAAGGAGATGCCAGTGTGTCATATATAGCTAAATTTGGACATGCATTTGCTCCAATAATGAGACCAACTGGTTTTGGAGATAGATGGGAAACTGTAGCAGCTATTCCGCCAAGTATTGCAGCAAAAGAAATAGTAGTAGGATTCATGGCTCAGGTACTTCCATTGGATGAAACTGAAGAAGCTGAAGATGAAGGAGAGGCAACAACATTTGCAGAAGATACTATTGAGCAAATAAAGGGGTTAGGAACAGCAGTGAAGGATTCGGTAGTGGGAATGCTTAGTTTTGACTTAGAAGGCCTTTTTGTGACTCCTGATGAGGAAGAAATAGAAGAAGAAGGAAGAGGAATTGTACAGGCAACAGCAAACTTGTGGCCAGATGATAATTTAGCTCCATTAAGAGCATATTCATTTATGGTATTTATACTTCTTGTAGTACCATGCGTGGCAACTTTAGCAGCAATAAAACAAGAGTTTGGATGGAAATATTTAGGTTTTGTTGTATCAATAATGCTTGTAGTACCTTATGTTGTTTCAGTATTGATATTCCAAGTAGGAAGTTTGTTCTTCTAA
- a CDS encoding ABC transporter substrate-binding protein, which produces MKKILMLLMGLSIVAFGKEPAKIKVGITQIMEHQALDSAREGFIKALKDGGYGEAKIDYQNAQGDFGTAQMIANSFVQDKKDIILAISTPSAQAAYNATKKIPILITAVTDAESAGLVGENITGTSDAAPIYKQLEIITKLLPEAKKVGIIYNTSEQNSQVQVAQAKTEAAKLGLEIVETGITTINDMAIGLDSLLPKVDVLYTPTDNLVVASTPLLLEKANKAGKPVVGSVEDQVMQGALVTETIDYERLGYQTGEVAVQVLNGTVPNAIPIETLKDTQLIINKKAAEKYNVDLSSKALEGAKQY; this is translated from the coding sequence ATGAAAAAAATACTTATGCTATTAATGGGACTTTCAATAGTAGCTTTTGGAAAGGAACCAGCAAAAATAAAAGTAGGAATAACTCAGATAATGGAACATCAGGCTTTGGACTCTGCAAGAGAAGGTTTTATAAAAGCACTTAAAGATGGAGGTTATGGAGAAGCAAAGATAGATTATCAAAATGCTCAAGGAGATTTTGGAACAGCACAAATGATAGCTAATTCATTTGTTCAGGATAAAAAAGATATCATATTAGCAATTTCAACACCAAGTGCTCAGGCAGCTTATAATGCAACTAAAAAAATTCCTATTCTTATAACAGCAGTTACAGATGCTGAAAGTGCAGGATTAGTTGGAGAAAATATAACAGGAACAAGTGATGCTGCTCCAATATACAAACAGCTTGAAATAATAACAAAACTTTTGCCAGAGGCTAAGAAAGTTGGAATTATTTATAATACAAGTGAGCAAAACTCACAAGTACAGGTAGCACAAGCAAAAACAGAGGCAGCAAAATTAGGTCTAGAAATAGTAGAAACAGGAATTACAACAATAAATGATATGGCTATTGGATTAGATTCTCTTCTTCCAAAAGTAGATGTACTTTACACACCTACAGATAACTTAGTAGTTGCTTCAACACCTCTTTTGTTAGAAAAAGCTAATAAAGCAGGAAAGCCAGTTGTAGGAAGCGTTGAAGACCAAGTTATGCAGGGAGCTTTAGTTACTGAAACAATAGATTATGAAAGATTAGGATATCAAACTGGAGAAGTTGCTGTGCAGGTTTTAAATGGAACTGTACCCAATGCTATTCCAATAGAAACTTTAAAAGATACTCAGTTGATAATAAATAAAAAAGCAGCAGAAAAATATAATGTAGATCTTTCATCAAAAGCTTTAGAAGGAGCTAAACAATATTAA
- a CDS encoding ABC transporter, translating to MLLGTLEQSFIFAVMVLGVYISYKILDFPDMTVDGSFPLGAAVAAASIVKGLNPVLALILAMAAGAAAGFITGMIHVKLRVTNLLAGIIVMTGLYSINLRIMGKSNIPLFSVKHLFNGSVSAIIVVAVILLVVKLGIDFLLKTKFGFALKALGDNESLIISLGLNEKTLKIYGLMLANSLVALSGAILAQYQGFADVGMGTGTIITGLASIIIGDALFGKKKVIKISMMVIFGTIIYRTIIALSLKVGMNASDLKLITSALVVIIIFLKEKKHLLKGGIVNA from the coding sequence ATGTTATTAGGAACATTAGAACAAAGTTTTATTTTTGCAGTAATGGTACTGGGAGTTTATATATCATATAAAATACTGGATTTTCCAGATATGACAGTAGATGGAAGTTTTCCTTTAGGTGCAGCAGTGGCAGCAGCTTCTATAGTAAAAGGATTGAATCCTGTACTAGCACTTATTCTGGCTATGGCAGCAGGAGCAGCAGCAGGATTTATTACAGGAATGATTCATGTGAAGCTGAGAGTTACAAACCTTCTGGCTGGTATAATTGTTATGACAGGACTTTACAGCATAAATTTAAGAATAATGGGAAAATCTAATATACCTCTATTTTCAGTAAAACATCTTTTCAATGGAAGTGTTTCAGCTATTATTGTAGTAGCTGTTATCCTTCTTGTAGTAAAATTAGGAATAGATTTTCTATTGAAAACAAAATTTGGTTTTGCACTTAAAGCACTTGGAGATAATGAAAGTTTGATAATTTCATTAGGGTTGAATGAAAAAACATTAAAAATATATGGACTTATGCTTGCGAACAGTCTAGTAGCTCTTTCGGGGGCAATACTGGCACAGTATCAAGGATTTGCTGATGTAGGAATGGGAACAGGAACTATTATTACAGGTCTGGCATCTATAATAATTGGGGATGCACTCTTTGGAAAGAAAAAAGTAATAAAAATATCAATGATGGTAATATTTGGAACTATAATATATAGAACAATAATTGCTTTATCTCTAAAAGTTGGAATGAATGCAAGTGATTTGAAACTTATAACTTCAGCACTTGTAGTTATAATAATTTTCTTGAAAGAAAAAAAACATCTGCTAAAAGGAGGGATTGTGAATGCTTAA